The proteins below are encoded in one region of Eulemur rufifrons isolate Redbay chromosome 2, OSU_ERuf_1, whole genome shotgun sequence:
- the YJEFN3 gene encoding yjeF N-terminal domain-containing protein 3 — MSSAAGPDPAEAPEERRFLSAAEAAALERELLEDYRFGRQQLVEWCGHASAVAVTKVFPLPALSRKQRTVLVVCGPEQNGAVGLVCARHLRVFEYEPTIFYPTRSLDLLHRDLTTQCEKMDIPFLSYLPTEVQLINEAYGLVVDAVLGPGVEPSEVGGPCTRALATLKLLSIPLVSLDIPSGWDAETGGDAEDGLQPDVLVSLAAPKRCAGRFSGRHHFVAGRFVPDDVRRKFALRLPGYTGTDCVAAL; from the exons ATGAGCAGCGCGGCCGGCCCAGACCCGGCGGAGGCGCCCGAGGAGCGGCGTTTCCTCAG CGCCGCAGAGGCAGCCGCCCTGGAGCGGGAGCTGCTAGAGGATTATCGCTTTGGGCGGCAGCAGCTAGTGGAGTGGTGCGGTCATGCTAGTGCCGTGGCTGTGACCAAG GTGTTCCCCTTGCCGGCTCTCTCCCGGAAGCAGAGGACAGTGCTGGTTGTGTGCGGCCCGGAGCAGAACGGGGCGGTGGGGCTGGTCTGCGCCCGGCACCTGCGGGTGTTT GAGTACGAGCCGACCATCTTCTACCCCACACGCTCCCTGGACCTGCTGCACCGGGACCTGACCACCCAGTGCGAGAAGATGGACATTCCTTTTCTGTCCTACCTGCCCACCGAG GTGCAGCTCATCAATGAAGCGTACGGGCTGGTGGTGGATGCCGTGCTGGGCCCCGGCGTGGAGCCAAGCGAGGTCGGGGGCCCCTGCACCCGAGCGCTGGCCACGCTCAAGCTGTTGTCCATCCCCCTCGTGAGCCTGGACATTCCCTCAG GCTGGGACGCGGAGACGGGCGGCGACGCTGAAGACGGGCTGCAGCCCGACGTGCTGGTGTCGCTCGCGGCGCCCAAGCGCTGCGCTGGCCGCTTCTCCGGGCGCCACCACTTCGTGGCCGGCAGGTTCGTGCCCGACGACGTGCGCCGCAAGTTCGCTCTGCGCCTGCCAGGCTACACCGGCACCGACTGCGTGGCGGCGCTGTGA
- the CILP2 gene encoding cartilage intermediate layer protein 2, with the protein MASLPPLLFLCVAAAHLAGARDTNSTEEPTATAWGLEGRSVHPDQPSPALEDWEEASEWTSWFNVDHPGGDGDFESLAAIRFYYGPARVCPQPLALEARTTDWALPSAVGERVHVNPTRGFWCLNREQPRGRRCSNYHVRFRCPLETAWGAWGPWGPCSGSCGPARRLRRRRCPSPAGDACPGRTLEAQKCVRPRCPECSPDTCECPDHILLGSVVTRSGQPLPGARVSLRDRPATVATSDAHGTFRVPGVCADSQASVRAHMDGFSAGMAQAQAQANGSISMVTIVLDKLQKPYLVKQPESRVREAGQNVTFCCKASGTPTPKKYSWFHNGTLLDRRAHRYGAHLELWGLRADQAGIYHCKAWNEAGAVRSGTARLTVLAPGQPACDPQPQEYLIKLPDDCGQPGSGPTYLDVGLCPDTRCPSPAGLGPRCGDDGSRCCSVRRLQSRKIHCSGYVLPVKVVAECGCQKCLPPRGLVRGRVVAADSGEPLRFARILLGKEPIGFTSYQGDFTIEVPPSTERLVVTLVDPSGEFMDAVRVLPFDPRGAGVYHEVKAMRKKAPVILDASQSNTIPLGELEDKAPLGELVLPPGAFRRADGKRYVGPVEARVTFVDPRDLTSAAAAPSDLRFVDSDGELAPLRTYGMFSVDLRASGSGEQLQAGPVAVRVASDQIRMAGHAEALKLWSLSPETGLWEEESGFRQEGSPGPRVRREERVFLVGNVEIRERRLFNLDVPERRRCFVKVRAYVNDKFSPSEQVEGVVVTLVNLEPAPGFSANPRAWGRFDSAVTGPNGACLPAFCDADRPDAYTALITATLGGEELEPAPSLPRPLPATVGVTQPYLDRLGYRRTDHDDPAFKRNGFRINLAKPRPGDPAEANGPVYPWRSLRECQEAPVTDSHFRFSRVEADKYEYNVVPFREGAPASWTGDLLAWWPNPQEFRACFLKVKIQGPQEYMVRAHNAGGSHPRTQGQLYGLRDARSVRDPQRPGTSAACVEFKCSGMLFDQRQVDRTLVTIVPQGSCRRVAVNGLLRDYLARHPPPVPADDPAAFAMLGPLDPLGHNYGVYTVTDQSPRLAKEIAIGRCFDGSSDGFSREMKADAGTAVTFQCREPVAGRPSLFQRLLESPARALGDIRREMGEVGRSQARASGPLRTRGGRVRQ; encoded by the exons ATGGCTTCACTGCCGCCCCTGCTCTTTCTCTGCGTCGCCGCCGCGCACCTGGCGGGGGCCCGAG ACACCAACTCCACCGAGGAGCCCACGGCGACTGCATGGGGCCTGGAAGGACGGTCTGTGCACCCCGATCAGCCCTCACCAGCCCTGGAGGACTGGGAAG AGGCCAGCGAGTGGACGTCCTGGTTCAACGTGGACCACCCCGGAGGCGACGGCGACTTCGAGAGCCTGGCCGCCATCCGCTTCTACTACGGGCCGGCACGCGTGTGCCCGCAGCCGCTAGCGCTGGAAGCGCGCACCACGGACTGGGCGCTGCCGTCCGCCGTGGGCGAGCGCGTGCACGTGAACCCCACGCGCGGCTTCTGGTGCCTCAACCGCGAGCAGCCGCGCGGCCGCCGTTGCTCCAACTACCACGTGCGCTTCCGCTGCCCGCTCG agaCCGCGTGGGGCGCGTGGGGCCCGTGGGGTCCCTGCTCAGGCAGCTGCGGGCCAGCCCGTCGCctgcgccgccgccgctgcccgaGCCCCGCTGGGGATGCGTGTCCCGGGCGCACCCTGGAGGCGCAGAAGTGTGTGCGGCCGCGGTGCCCAG AGTGCAGCCCTGACACCTGCGAGTGCCCTGACCACATCCTCCTGGGCTCTGTGGTCACCCGATCGGGGCAACCGCTGCCAGGAGCCAGGGTCTCCCTGAGAGACCGGCCTGCTACTGTAGCCACCAGTGATGCCCACGGAACCTTCCGGGTGCCTGGCGTGTGTGCCGACAGCCAGGCCAGTGTCAGGGCCCACATGGATGGCTTCTCTGCAGGgatggcccaggcccaggcccaggccaaCGGCTCCATCTCCATGGTTACCATTGTCCTTGATAAATTGC AGAAGCCCTACCTGGTGAAGCAGCCCGAGTCCCGAGTGCGGGAGGCTGGCCAGAATGTGACCTTCTGCTGCAAAGCCTCGGGGACCCCTACGCCCAAGAAATACTCCTG GTTCCACAACGGGACCCTGCTGGACAGGCGAGCACACAGGTATGGGGCCCACCTGGAGCTGTGGGGGCTACGGGCAGACCAGGCTGGTATCTACCACTGCAAGGCGTGGAATGAGGCGGGTGCTGTGCGCTCAGGCACCGCTCGGCTCACTGTGCTTG ccccaggccagccgGCCTGtgacccccagccccaggagtACCTGATCAAGCTCCCAGACGACTGTGGGCAGCCAGGCAGTGGCCCCACCTACCTGGACGTGGGCCTCTGCCCCGACACCCGCTGTCCCAGCCCTGCAGGCTTGGGTCCCCGGTGTGGGGACGACGGTTCCCGCTGCTGCTCTGTGCGCCGCCTCCAGAGCAGGAAGATCCACTGTTCTGGCTATGTCCTCCCAGTGAAGGTGGTGGCTGAGTGTGGCTGCCAGAAGTGTCTGCCTCCCCGGGGGCTGGTCCGGGGCCGTGTGGTGGCTGCGGACTCGGGGGAGCCCCTGCGCTTTGCCAGGATCCTGCTGGGCAAGGAGCCCATTGGCTTCACCTCCTACCAAGGTGACTTCACTATCGAGGTGCCACCCTCCACAGAGCGGCTGGTGGTGACTCTCGTGGACCCCAGTGGTGAATTCATGGACGCTGTCCGGGTCTTGCCTTTTGACCCTCGAGGTGCCGGGGTGTACCATGAGGTCAAGGCCATGCGGAAAAAAGCTCCAGTCATCTTGGATGCCAGCCAGAGCAACACGATCCCCCTGGGCGAGCTGGAAGACAAGGCTCCTTTGGGCGAGCTGGTCCTGCCACCTGGAGCCTTCCGCAGAGCCGACGGCAAACGCTATGTGGGGCCTGTAGAGGCCCGGGTGACCTTCGTGGACCCCCGAGACCTCACCTCAGCTGCTGCCGCTCCCAGTGACCTGCGCTTCGTGGACAGTGACGGTGAGCTGGCCCCACTGCGCACCTATGGCATGTTCTCCGTGGACCTCCGCGCCTCGGGCTCCGGGGAGCagctgcaggcagggcccgtggcCGTGCGTGTGGCCTCAGACCAGATCCGCATGGCGGGCCACGCGGAGGCCCTCAAGCTGTGGTCGCTGAGCCCTGAGACCGGCTTGTGGGAGGAGGAGAGCGGCTTCCGGCAGGAGGGGTCCCCCGGCCCCCGGGTGCGCCGCGAAGAGCGCGTCTTCCTGGTGGGCAACGTGGAGATCCGAGAGCGTCGTCTGTTCAACCTCGACGTGCCCGAGCGCCGCCGCTGCTTCGTGAAGGTGCGCGCCTACGTCAACGACAAGTTCAGCCCCAGCGAGCAGGTGGAGGGCGTGGTGGTCACGCTGGTCAACCTGGAGCCCGCCCCCGGCTTCTCTGCCAACCCCCGCGCCTGGGGCCGCTTCGACAGCGCAGTCACCGGCCCCAACGGCGCCTGCCTCCCCGCCTTCTGCGACGCCGACCGGCCCGATGCCTACACGGCCCTCATCACGGCCACCCTGGGCGGTGAGGAGCTGGAGccggccccctccctgcccaggccgcTGCCGGCCACCGTGGGCGTCACCCAGCCCTACCTGGACAGGCTGGGTTACCGCCGGACGGACCACGACGACCCGGCCTTCAAACGCAACGGCTTCCGCATCAACCTCGCCAAACCCAGGCCCGGCGACCCAGCGGAGGCCAACGGGCCTGTGTACCCGTGGCGCAGCCTGCGGGAATGCCAGGAGGCCCCGGTGACCGACAGCCACTTCCGCTTCTCCCGCGTGGAGGCGGACAAGTACGAGTACAACGTGGTCCCCTTCCGTGAGGGCGCGCCTGCCTCCTGGACTGGGGATCTCCTGGCCTGGTGGCCCAACCCGCAGGAGTTCCGGGCCTGCTTCCTCAAGGTGAAGATCCAGGGCCCGCAGGAGTACATGGTCCGTGCCCACAACGCGGGGGGCAGCCACCCGCGCACCCAGGGCCAGCTGTACGGGCTGCGGGACGCCCGCAGTGTGCGAGACCCCCAGCGTCCAGGCACCTCTGCTGCCTGTGTAGAATTCAAGTGCAGCGGGATGCTGTTCGACCAGCGTCAGGTGGACAGGACGCTGGTGACCATCGTGCCCCAGGGCAGTTGTCGCCGTGTGGCCGTCAACGGGCTCCTTCGGGACTACCTGGCTCGGCACCCCCCACCCGTGCCGGCCGACGACCCGGCTGCCTTTGCCATGCTGGGCCCCCTGGACCCTCTGGGTCACAACTACGGAGTGTACACGGTCACTGACCAGAGCCCCCGGCTGGCCAAAGAGATCGCCATTGGCCGCTGCTTCGATGGCTCCTCCGATGGCTTCTCCCGGGAGATGAAGGCTGATGCTGGCACAGCTGTCACCTTCCAGTGCCGGGAGCCGGTGGCCGGGCGGCCCAGCCTCTTCCAGAGGCTGCTGGAGTCCCCCGCGAGGGCCCTTGGAGACATCCGCAGGGAGATGGGTGAGGTGGGCCGCTCACAGGCCCGAGCCTCGGGTCCCCTCCGCACCCGCGGGGGCAGGGTCCGGCAGTGA